One stretch of Candidatus Jidaibacter acanthamoeba DNA includes these proteins:
- a CDS encoding ATP-binding protein gives MENPGLLPIGLTVEDITSGISKVRNRVIARVFQELHLIEKWGSGVQRMISSCVNMLACLPQNLKRLVLILG, from the coding sequence ATTGAAAATCCAGGTTTACTTCCAATTGGATTAACTGTTGAAGACATCACTTCTGGTATATCTAAAGTACGTAATAGGGTAATAGCAAGAGTGTTTCAAGAGCTACATCTCATTGAAAAATGGGGAAGTGGAGTACAGAGAATGATTTCCAGTTGTGTAAATATGCTGGCTTGCCTGCCCCAAAATTTGAAGAGATTGGTACTCATTTTAGGGTGA
- a CDS encoding FaeA/PapI family transcriptional regulator — MGKWSTENDFQLCKYAGLPAPKFEEIGTHFRVTLYKYRTNKPIILDNVENKIIELILTRGPLSTKEIADNIGFSARSIRSRLLQMIEKGKIVEIAKNPNDPKKKYDITSI; from the coding sequence ATGGGGAAGTGGAGTACAGAGAATGATTTCCAGTTGTGTAAATATGCTGGCTTGCCTGCCCCAAAATTTGAAGAGATTGGTACTCATTTTAGGGTGACTTTGTATAAATATCGCACTAATAAACCAATTATATTGGATAATGTAGAAAATAAAATTATAGAATTAATTCTAACCAGAGGACCACTTTCAACCAAAGAAATTGCTGATAATATAGGTTTTTCAGCTCGTAGCATACGCTCTCGTCTACTCCAGATGATTGAGAAAGGAAAAATAGTAGAAATTGCAAAAAACCCAAATGATCCAAAGAAGAAATATGATATTACTTCAATATAG
- a CDS encoding ankyrin repeat domain-containing protein — protein MKGNDHNWFTILKVNENANYYEILGISQSASQEEIRKAYRTQALICHPDKIKSKDSDIKQACNDAFLKISEAYETLTDNSKRQIYDIKLTQIPATQSSSSEPRMNMKHARNLYEELVRTGISVGYEIGQDLGGVPGAIFGAFAGAALAIAGGELLKLERGNKLANAAANNDQEQINTLLEEDILLNEQSDEIKGYRGTALHWAIKHNNLELFIRLIEKGADRDAEDIHNDTAFELALKHPGSRIYKFIIENDRKINGNKAQLGKFAFFDALSNKDYNTCEWLLENGVSVNTRYIEGGTPLHQAVLHKDYEMCEWLLNKGANINIPNKYDETPLALALEDNNPRLHTLLISRGANPNTQGGQYRKTALYYAAINNDNDTCEWLLSHGANVNIPDIYGNTSLQLALQYNNPRLHTLLISRGANLNTQGGQYRKTALYYAAINNDNDTCEWLLSHGANVNIPDIYGNTILHNLVIQGNYDMCAWFLNNGAAVNISNKCGETPLSLALKYNNPKIHTLLIEWGANVNSALYYAVSYNNSLMCNLLLSQQGVNINIQDSYGRTPLHWAVSYNNNQMCDLLLSQQGLNVNIQDRYGNIPLHLTSTALSQGNINLQIIDALINAGSDVNITNIQGMPALDPQSWQQIQNIRKFEKLNINNGSERG, from the coding sequence ATGAAGGGAAATGATCACAACTGGTTTACAATACTCAAAGTTAATGAAAATGCGAATTATTATGAAATACTTGGTATTTCTCAAAGTGCTTCCCAAGAAGAAATTCGTAAAGCTTATCGTACACAAGCTCTAATATGTCATCCTGATAAAATTAAATCTAAAGATTCAGATATAAAACAAGCATGCAATGATGCATTCTTAAAAATCTCGGAAGCATATGAAACATTAACAGATAATTCAAAACGTCAAATATATGACATAAAATTAACGCAAATACCAGCTACTCAAAGTAGTAGCAGTGAACCAAGAATGAATATGAAGCATGCTAGAAACTTATATGAGGAATTGGTTCGTACAGGTATAAGTGTTGGGTATGAGATTGGGCAGGATTTGGGAGGGGTACCTGGAGCAATTTTTGGTGCTTTTGCCGGAGCAGCATTAGCTATAGCCGGAGGAGAATTATTAAAATTAGAAAGAGGTAATAAACTTGCTAATGCAGCAGCTAATAATGATCAGGAACAAATTAATACGCTTTTAGAAGAAGATATATTATTAAATGAGCAGTCAGACGAAATTAAAGGTTATAGAGGTACTGCGCTACACTGGGCAATAAAACATAATAACTTAGAATTATTTATCCGTTTAATAGAGAAAGGCGCAGATAGAGATGCTGAAGATATACACAACGACACTGCTTTTGAGTTAGCATTAAAACATCCGGGTTCGAGAATATATAAATTTATAATTGAAAATGATAGGAAGATTAATGGTAATAAAGCACAACTGGGCAAGTTCGCTTTCTTTGATGCATTATCAAATAAAGACTATAATACATGTGAATGGCTTTTAGAAAATGGAGTAAGTGTAAATACTAGATATATTGAAGGTGGTACGCCTTTACACCAGGCAGTTTTACATAAAGATTATGAAATGTGTGAATGGCTCTTAAACAAAGGCGCGAATATAAACATTCCCAATAAATATGATGAAACGCCTCTAGCATTAGCATTGGAAGACAATAACCCAAGATTACATACCTTGTTAATATCAAGAGGTGCTAATCCAAACACACAAGGTGGCCAGTATAGAAAGACTGCTTTATATTATGCAGCAATTAATAATGATAATGATACGTGTGAATGGCTCCTAAGCCATGGGGCGAATGTAAATATCCCGGATATATATGGCAATACATCTTTACAGTTAGCATTGCAATACAATAACCCAAGATTACATACCTTGTTAATATCAAGAGGTGCTAATCTAAACACACAAGGTGGCCAGTATAGAAAGACTGCTTTATATTATGCAGCAATTAATAATGATAATGATACGTGTGAATGGCTCCTAAGCCATGGGGCAAATGTAAATATCCCGGATATATATGGTAATACTATTCTACATAACTTAGTAATACAGGGCAATTATGATATGTGTGCATGGTTTTTAAATAATGGAGCAGCTGTAAATATTTCAAATAAATGTGGTGAAACGCCTTTGTCTTTAGCATTAAAATATAACAATCCAAAAATACATACATTATTAATAGAATGGGGTGCTAATGTAAACTCTGCTTTATATTATGCAGTATCTTATAATAATTCTCTAATGTGTAACTTACTCTTAAGCCAGCAGGGTGTAAATATAAATATTCAAGATAGTTATGGCAGGACACCTTTACATTGGGCAGTATCTTACAATAATAATCAAATGTGTGACTTACTCTTAAGCCAGCAGGGGCTAAATGTAAATATTCAAGATAGATACGGTAATATACCTTTACATTTAACATCCACGGCCTTAAGCCAAGGAAATATAAATCTTCAAATAATAGATGCTTTAATTAATGCAGGATCTGATGTTAATATAACTAATATCCAAGGAATGCCTGCTCTAGATCCTCAATCATGGCAACAAATACAAAATATTAGGAAATTTGAAAAATTAAATATAAATAATGGTTCTGAACGCGGATGA
- a CDS encoding helix-turn-helix domain-containing protein produces the protein MKVEELIKQHESKILEFKENLNSKAKILATIIAFSNSSGGKLVIGINDKSHNIIGIQNPMLMEEALASLISDSIEPRILPNIDIIPWRDTHIIIVEVYPGPNRPYYLKSVGIESSTYVRVGSTNRLASQEIINVLKRSLSAKTFDEEIMYELNSEVINFRVASELFKPYRTLSEKDYYNLGIIAREQDKIYPSIGGILLFGEDRLKYFPDAWIQAGCFYGEDKSHIVDSQEIKDHLPIAVEQIITFIQKHLLTSITIEDIRNKEVWSIPKVAIREGIITQLSILIIRLAAALLGFLYSTTA, from the coding sequence ATGAAAGTAGAAGAATTAATTAAACAGCATGAGAGTAAGATACTTGAATTTAAAGAGAACTTAAATTCAAAAGCTAAGATATTAGCTACAATAATAGCTTTCTCAAATTCATCGGGTGGCAAACTTGTAATCGGTATAAATGATAAGAGCCATAATATAATAGGTATCCAAAATCCTATGCTAATGGAAGAAGCTCTAGCTAGCCTTATTAGTGATTCTATTGAGCCTCGTATTCTTCCTAATATAGATATTATTCCCTGGCGAGATACCCATATTATTATTGTTGAAGTTTATCCAGGCCCTAATCGTCCTTATTACCTTAAAAGTGTAGGTATTGAGAGTTCAACTTATGTTCGAGTTGGTTCAACTAATAGACTTGCTAGCCAAGAAATTATAAATGTCCTTAAAAGAAGTTTATCTGCTAAGACATTTGATGAAGAAATTATGTATGAATTAAACTCTGAAGTTATCAACTTCAGGGTTGCTTCAGAGCTTTTCAAACCATATAGAACCCTGAGTGAAAAGGATTATTATAATTTAGGAATTATTGCTAGAGAACAAGATAAAATATATCCCTCTATAGGAGGAATCCTTCTATTTGGTGAAGATAGACTAAAATACTTCCCAGACGCTTGGATACAAGCTGGGTGTTTTTATGGGGAAGATAAATCTCATATTGTTGATAGCCAGGAAATAAAAGACCACTTACCCATAGCGGTTGAACAAATAATAACATTCATACAAAAACACTTACTTACCAGTATAACAATTGAGGACATACGAAATAAGGAAGTATGGTCGATCCCTAAAGTTGCAATCCGTGAAGGAATAATAACTCAATTGTCCATACTGATTATTCGCTTGGCGGCAGCCCTATTAGGGTTTCTATATTCAACAACCGCATAG